From Homo sapiens chromosome 6, GRCh38.p14 Primary Assembly, the proteins below share one genomic window:
- the MOG gene encoding myelin-oligodendrocyte glycoprotein isoform beta2 precursor (isoform beta2 precursor is encoded by transcript variant beta2) yields MASLSRPSLPSCLCSFLLLLLLQVSSSYAGQFRVIGPRHPIRALVGDEVELPCRISPGKNATGMEVGWYRPPFSRVVHLYRNGKDQDGDQAPEYRGRTELLKDAIGEGKVTLRIRNVRFSDEGGFTCFFRDHSYQEEAAMELKVEDPFYWVSPGVLVLLAVLPVLLLQITVGLIFLCLQYRLRGKLRAEIENLHRTFVFHLEALSG; encoded by the exons ATGGCAAGCTTATCAAGACCCTCTCTGCCCAGCTGCCTctgctccttcctcctcctcctcctcctccaagtgTCTTCCAGCTATGCAG GGCAGTTCAGAGTGATAGGACCAAGACACCCTATCCGGGCTCTGGTCGGGGATGAAGTGGAATTGCCATGTCGCATATCTCCTGGGAAGAACGCTACAGGCATGGAGGTGGGGTGGTACCGCCCCCCCTTCTCTAGGGTGGTTCATCTCTACAGAAATGGCAAGGACCAAGATGGAGACCAGGCACCTGAATATCGGGGCCGGACAGAGCTGCTGAAAGATGCTATTGGTGAGGGAAAGGTGACTCTCAGGATCCGGAATGTAAGGTTCTCAGATGAAGGAGGTTTCACCTGCTTCTTCCGAGATCATTCTTACCAAGAGGAGGCAGCAATGGAATTGAAAGTAGAAG ATCCTTTCTACTGGGTGAGCCCTGGAGTGCTGGTTCTCCTCGCGGTGCTGCCTGTGCTCCTCCTGCAGATCACTGTTGGCCTCATCTTCCTCTGCCTGCAGTACAGACTGAGAG GAAAACTTCGAGCAGAGATAG aGAATCTCCACCGGACTTTTG tcttcCACCTGGAAGCCCTCTCTGGCTAA
- the MOG gene encoding myelin-oligodendrocyte glycoprotein isoform beta1 precursor (isoform beta1 precursor is encoded by transcript variant beta1) — translation MASLSRPSLPSCLCSFLLLLLLQVSSSYAGQFRVIGPRHPIRALVGDEVELPCRISPGKNATGMEVGWYRPPFSRVVHLYRNGKDQDGDQAPEYRGRTELLKDAIGEGKVTLRIRNVRFSDEGGFTCFFRDHSYQEEAAMELKVEDPFYWVSPGVLVLLAVLPVLLLQITVGLIFLCLQYRLRGKLRAEIENLHRTFDPHFLRVPCWKITLFVIVPVLGPLVALIICYNWLHRRLAGQFLEELLFHLEALSG, via the exons ATGGCAAGCTTATCAAGACCCTCTCTGCCCAGCTGCCTctgctccttcctcctcctcctcctcctccaagtgTCTTCCAGCTATGCAG GGCAGTTCAGAGTGATAGGACCAAGACACCCTATCCGGGCTCTGGTCGGGGATGAAGTGGAATTGCCATGTCGCATATCTCCTGGGAAGAACGCTACAGGCATGGAGGTGGGGTGGTACCGCCCCCCCTTCTCTAGGGTGGTTCATCTCTACAGAAATGGCAAGGACCAAGATGGAGACCAGGCACCTGAATATCGGGGCCGGACAGAGCTGCTGAAAGATGCTATTGGTGAGGGAAAGGTGACTCTCAGGATCCGGAATGTAAGGTTCTCAGATGAAGGAGGTTTCACCTGCTTCTTCCGAGATCATTCTTACCAAGAGGAGGCAGCAATGGAATTGAAAGTAGAAG ATCCTTTCTACTGGGTGAGCCCTGGAGTGCTGGTTCTCCTCGCGGTGCTGCCTGTGCTCCTCCTGCAGATCACTGTTGGCCTCATCTTCCTCTGCCTGCAGTACAGACTGAGAG GAAAACTTCGAGCAGAGATAG aGAATCTCCACCGGACTTTTG ATCCCCACTTTCTGAGGGTGCCCTGCTGGAAGATAACCCTGTTTGTAATTGTGCCGGTTCTTGGACCCTTGGTTGCCTTGATCATCTGCTACAACTGGCTACATCGAAGACTAGCAG ggCAATTCCTTGAAGAGCTAC tcttcCACCTGGAAGCCCTCTCTGGCTAA
- the MOG gene encoding myelin-oligodendrocyte glycoprotein isoform beta3 precursor (isoform beta3 precursor is encoded by transcript variant beta3), translating to MASLSRPSLPSCLCSFLLLLLLQVSSSYAGQFRVIGPRHPIRALVGDEVELPCRISPGKNATGMEVGWYRPPFSRVVHLYRNGKDQDGDQAPEYRGRTELLKDAIGEGKVTLRIRNVRFSDEGGFTCFFRDHSYQEEAAMELKVEDPFYWVSPGVLVLLAVLPVLLLQITVGLIFLCLQYRLRGKLRAEIENLHRTFESFGVLGPQVKEPKKTGQFLEELLFHLEALSG from the exons ATGGCAAGCTTATCAAGACCCTCTCTGCCCAGCTGCCTctgctccttcctcctcctcctcctcctccaagtgTCTTCCAGCTATGCAG GGCAGTTCAGAGTGATAGGACCAAGACACCCTATCCGGGCTCTGGTCGGGGATGAAGTGGAATTGCCATGTCGCATATCTCCTGGGAAGAACGCTACAGGCATGGAGGTGGGGTGGTACCGCCCCCCCTTCTCTAGGGTGGTTCATCTCTACAGAAATGGCAAGGACCAAGATGGAGACCAGGCACCTGAATATCGGGGCCGGACAGAGCTGCTGAAAGATGCTATTGGTGAGGGAAAGGTGACTCTCAGGATCCGGAATGTAAGGTTCTCAGATGAAGGAGGTTTCACCTGCTTCTTCCGAGATCATTCTTACCAAGAGGAGGCAGCAATGGAATTGAAAGTAGAAG ATCCTTTCTACTGGGTGAGCCCTGGAGTGCTGGTTCTCCTCGCGGTGCTGCCTGTGCTCCTCCTGCAGATCACTGTTGGCCTCATCTTCCTCTGCCTGCAGTACAGACTGAGAG GAAAACTTCGAGCAGAGATAG aGAATCTCCACCGGACTTTTG AGTCCTTTGGTGTTCTAGGACCCCAGgttaaggaaccaaaaaagacag ggCAATTCCTTGAAGAGCTAC tcttcCACCTGGAAGCCCTCTCTGGCTAA
- the MOG gene encoding myelin-oligodendrocyte glycoprotein isoform 10 precursor (isoform 10 precursor is encoded by transcript variant 10) produces the protein MASLSRPSLPSCLCSFLLLLLLQVSSSYAGQFRVIGPRHPIRALVGDEVELPCRISPGKNATGMEVGWYRPPFSRVVHLYRNGKDQDGDQAPEYRGRTELLKDAIGEGKVTLRIRNVRFSDEGGFTCFFRDHSYQEEAAMELKVEDPFYWVSPGVLVLLAVLPVLLLQITVGLIFLCLQYRLRGKLRAEIENLHRTFDPHFLRVPCWKITLFVIVPVLGPLVALIICYNWLHRRLAGQFLEELRKFSSLCYKQRIKSQERETEATRGRGGLLRDHIPRGKEELESLGGGKTPPGR, from the exons ATGGCAAGCTTATCAAGACCCTCTCTGCCCAGCTGCCTctgctccttcctcctcctcctcctcctccaagtgTCTTCCAGCTATGCAG GGCAGTTCAGAGTGATAGGACCAAGACACCCTATCCGGGCTCTGGTCGGGGATGAAGTGGAATTGCCATGTCGCATATCTCCTGGGAAGAACGCTACAGGCATGGAGGTGGGGTGGTACCGCCCCCCCTTCTCTAGGGTGGTTCATCTCTACAGAAATGGCAAGGACCAAGATGGAGACCAGGCACCTGAATATCGGGGCCGGACAGAGCTGCTGAAAGATGCTATTGGTGAGGGAAAGGTGACTCTCAGGATCCGGAATGTAAGGTTCTCAGATGAAGGAGGTTTCACCTGCTTCTTCCGAGATCATTCTTACCAAGAGGAGGCAGCAATGGAATTGAAAGTAGAAG ATCCTTTCTACTGGGTGAGCCCTGGAGTGCTGGTTCTCCTCGCGGTGCTGCCTGTGCTCCTCCTGCAGATCACTGTTGGCCTCATCTTCCTCTGCCTGCAGTACAGACTGAGAG GAAAACTTCGAGCAGAGATAG aGAATCTCCACCGGACTTTTG ATCCCCACTTTCTGAGGGTGCCCTGCTGGAAGATAACCCTGTTTGTAATTGTGCCGGTTCTTGGACCCTTGGTTGCCTTGATCATCTGCTACAACTGGCTACATCGAAGACTAGCAG ggCAATTCCTTGAAGAGCTACGTAAGTTCTCTTCTCTCTGTTATAAGCAGAGAATAAAAAGCCAGGAAAGGGAGACAGAAGCAACAAGAGGAAGAGGCGGGCTATTGAGGGATCACATTCCCAGAGGAAAGGAGGAGCTGGAGAGCCTGGGTGGAGGGAAGACTCCTCCTGGGAGGTAG
- the MOG gene encoding myelin-oligodendrocyte glycoprotein isoform alpha5 precursor (isoform alpha5 precursor is encoded by transcript variant alpha5) has product MASLSRPSLPSCLCSFLLLLLLQVSSSYADPFYWVSPGVLVLLAVLPVLLLQITVGLIFLCLQYRLRGKLRAEIENLHRTFDPHFLRVPCWKITLFVIVPVLGPLVALIICYNWLHRRLAGQFLEELRNPF; this is encoded by the exons ATGGCAAGCTTATCAAGACCCTCTCTGCCCAGCTGCCTctgctccttcctcctcctcctcctcctccaagtgTCTTCCAGCTATGCAG ATCCTTTCTACTGGGTGAGCCCTGGAGTGCTGGTTCTCCTCGCGGTGCTGCCTGTGCTCCTCCTGCAGATCACTGTTGGCCTCATCTTCCTCTGCCTGCAGTACAGACTGAGAG GAAAACTTCGAGCAGAGATAG aGAATCTCCACCGGACTTTTG ATCCCCACTTTCTGAGGGTGCCCTGCTGGAAGATAACCCTGTTTGTAATTGTGCCGGTTCTTGGACCCTTGGTTGCCTTGATCATCTGCTACAACTGGCTACATCGAAGACTAGCAG ggCAATTCCTTGAAGAGCTAC GAAATCCCTTCTGA
- the MOG gene encoding myelin-oligodendrocyte glycoprotein isoform alpha1 precursor (isoform alpha1 precursor is encoded by transcript variant alpha1) — protein MASLSRPSLPSCLCSFLLLLLLQVSSSYAGQFRVIGPRHPIRALVGDEVELPCRISPGKNATGMEVGWYRPPFSRVVHLYRNGKDQDGDQAPEYRGRTELLKDAIGEGKVTLRIRNVRFSDEGGFTCFFRDHSYQEEAAMELKVEDPFYWVSPGVLVLLAVLPVLLLQITVGLIFLCLQYRLRGKLRAEIENLHRTFDPHFLRVPCWKITLFVIVPVLGPLVALIICYNWLHRRLAGQFLEELRNPF, from the exons ATGGCAAGCTTATCAAGACCCTCTCTGCCCAGCTGCCTctgctccttcctcctcctcctcctcctccaagtgTCTTCCAGCTATGCAG GGCAGTTCAGAGTGATAGGACCAAGACACCCTATCCGGGCTCTGGTCGGGGATGAAGTGGAATTGCCATGTCGCATATCTCCTGGGAAGAACGCTACAGGCATGGAGGTGGGGTGGTACCGCCCCCCCTTCTCTAGGGTGGTTCATCTCTACAGAAATGGCAAGGACCAAGATGGAGACCAGGCACCTGAATATCGGGGCCGGACAGAGCTGCTGAAAGATGCTATTGGTGAGGGAAAGGTGACTCTCAGGATCCGGAATGTAAGGTTCTCAGATGAAGGAGGTTTCACCTGCTTCTTCCGAGATCATTCTTACCAAGAGGAGGCAGCAATGGAATTGAAAGTAGAAG ATCCTTTCTACTGGGTGAGCCCTGGAGTGCTGGTTCTCCTCGCGGTGCTGCCTGTGCTCCTCCTGCAGATCACTGTTGGCCTCATCTTCCTCTGCCTGCAGTACAGACTGAGAG GAAAACTTCGAGCAGAGATAG aGAATCTCCACCGGACTTTTG ATCCCCACTTTCTGAGGGTGCCCTGCTGGAAGATAACCCTGTTTGTAATTGTGCCGGTTCTTGGACCCTTGGTTGCCTTGATCATCTGCTACAACTGGCTACATCGAAGACTAGCAG ggCAATTCCTTGAAGAGCTAC GAAATCCCTTCTGA
- the MOG gene encoding myelin-oligodendrocyte glycoprotein isoform alpha2 precursor (isoform alpha2 precursor is encoded by transcript variant alpha2): protein MASLSRPSLPSCLCSFLLLLLLQVSSSYAGQFRVIGPRHPIRALVGDEVELPCRISPGKNATGMEVGWYRPPFSRVVHLYRNGKDQDGDQAPEYRGRTELLKDAIGEGKVTLRIRNVRFSDEGGFTCFFRDHSYQEEAAMELKVEDPFYWVSPGVLVLLAVLPVLLLQITVGLIFLCLQYRLRGKLRAEIENLHRTFGQFLEELRNPF, encoded by the exons ATGGCAAGCTTATCAAGACCCTCTCTGCCCAGCTGCCTctgctccttcctcctcctcctcctcctccaagtgTCTTCCAGCTATGCAG GGCAGTTCAGAGTGATAGGACCAAGACACCCTATCCGGGCTCTGGTCGGGGATGAAGTGGAATTGCCATGTCGCATATCTCCTGGGAAGAACGCTACAGGCATGGAGGTGGGGTGGTACCGCCCCCCCTTCTCTAGGGTGGTTCATCTCTACAGAAATGGCAAGGACCAAGATGGAGACCAGGCACCTGAATATCGGGGCCGGACAGAGCTGCTGAAAGATGCTATTGGTGAGGGAAAGGTGACTCTCAGGATCCGGAATGTAAGGTTCTCAGATGAAGGAGGTTTCACCTGCTTCTTCCGAGATCATTCTTACCAAGAGGAGGCAGCAATGGAATTGAAAGTAGAAG ATCCTTTCTACTGGGTGAGCCCTGGAGTGCTGGTTCTCCTCGCGGTGCTGCCTGTGCTCCTCCTGCAGATCACTGTTGGCCTCATCTTCCTCTGCCTGCAGTACAGACTGAGAG GAAAACTTCGAGCAGAGATAG aGAATCTCCACCGGACTTTTG ggCAATTCCTTGAAGAGCTAC GAAATCCCTTCTGA
- the MOG gene encoding myelin-oligodendrocyte glycoprotein isoform alpha3 precursor (isoform alpha3 precursor is encoded by transcript variant alpha3), translating to MASLSRPSLPSCLCSFLLLLLLQVSSSYAGQFRVIGPRHPIRALVGDEVELPCRISPGKNATGMEVGWYRPPFSRVVHLYRNGKDQDGDQAPEYRGRTELLKDAIGEGKVTLRIRNVRFSDEGGFTCFFRDHSYQEEAAMELKVEDPFYWVSPGVLVLLAVLPVLLLQITVGLIFLCLQYRLRGKLRAEIENLHRTFESFGVLGPQVKEPKKTGQFLEELRNPF from the exons ATGGCAAGCTTATCAAGACCCTCTCTGCCCAGCTGCCTctgctccttcctcctcctcctcctcctccaagtgTCTTCCAGCTATGCAG GGCAGTTCAGAGTGATAGGACCAAGACACCCTATCCGGGCTCTGGTCGGGGATGAAGTGGAATTGCCATGTCGCATATCTCCTGGGAAGAACGCTACAGGCATGGAGGTGGGGTGGTACCGCCCCCCCTTCTCTAGGGTGGTTCATCTCTACAGAAATGGCAAGGACCAAGATGGAGACCAGGCACCTGAATATCGGGGCCGGACAGAGCTGCTGAAAGATGCTATTGGTGAGGGAAAGGTGACTCTCAGGATCCGGAATGTAAGGTTCTCAGATGAAGGAGGTTTCACCTGCTTCTTCCGAGATCATTCTTACCAAGAGGAGGCAGCAATGGAATTGAAAGTAGAAG ATCCTTTCTACTGGGTGAGCCCTGGAGTGCTGGTTCTCCTCGCGGTGCTGCCTGTGCTCCTCCTGCAGATCACTGTTGGCCTCATCTTCCTCTGCCTGCAGTACAGACTGAGAG GAAAACTTCGAGCAGAGATAG aGAATCTCCACCGGACTTTTG AGTCCTTTGGTGTTCTAGGACCCCAGgttaaggaaccaaaaaagacag ggCAATTCCTTGAAGAGCTAC GAAATCCCTTCTGA
- the MOG gene encoding myelin-oligodendrocyte glycoprotein isoform alpha6 precursor (isoform alpha6 precursor is encoded by transcript variant alpha6): protein MASLSRPSLPSCLCSFLLLLLLQVSSSYADPFYWVSPGVLVLLAVLPVLLLQITVGLIFLCLQYRLRGKLRAEIENLHRTFESFGVLGPQVKEPKKTGQFLEELRNPF from the exons ATGGCAAGCTTATCAAGACCCTCTCTGCCCAGCTGCCTctgctccttcctcctcctcctcctcctccaagtgTCTTCCAGCTATGCAG ATCCTTTCTACTGGGTGAGCCCTGGAGTGCTGGTTCTCCTCGCGGTGCTGCCTGTGCTCCTCCTGCAGATCACTGTTGGCCTCATCTTCCTCTGCCTGCAGTACAGACTGAGAG GAAAACTTCGAGCAGAGATAG aGAATCTCCACCGGACTTTTG AGTCCTTTGGTGTTCTAGGACCCCAGgttaaggaaccaaaaaagacag ggCAATTCCTTGAAGAGCTAC GAAATCCCTTCTGA
- the MOG gene encoding myelin-oligodendrocyte glycoprotein isoform beta5 precursor (isoform beta5 precursor is encoded by transcript variant beta5) has product MASLSRPSLPSCLCSFLLLLLLQVSSSYAGQFRVIGPRHPIRALVGDEVELPCRISPGKNATGMEVGWYRPPFSRVVHLYRNGKDQDGDQAPEYRGRTELLKDAIGEGKVTLRIRNVRFSDEGGFTCFFRDHSYQEEAAMELKVEDPFYWVSPGVLVLLAVLPVLLLQITVGLIFLCLQYRLRGKLRAEIENLHRTFGQFLEELLFHLEALSG; this is encoded by the exons ATGGCAAGCTTATCAAGACCCTCTCTGCCCAGCTGCCTctgctccttcctcctcctcctcctcctccaagtgTCTTCCAGCTATGCAG GGCAGTTCAGAGTGATAGGACCAAGACACCCTATCCGGGCTCTGGTCGGGGATGAAGTGGAATTGCCATGTCGCATATCTCCTGGGAAGAACGCTACAGGCATGGAGGTGGGGTGGTACCGCCCCCCCTTCTCTAGGGTGGTTCATCTCTACAGAAATGGCAAGGACCAAGATGGAGACCAGGCACCTGAATATCGGGGCCGGACAGAGCTGCTGAAAGATGCTATTGGTGAGGGAAAGGTGACTCTCAGGATCCGGAATGTAAGGTTCTCAGATGAAGGAGGTTTCACCTGCTTCTTCCGAGATCATTCTTACCAAGAGGAGGCAGCAATGGAATTGAAAGTAGAAG ATCCTTTCTACTGGGTGAGCCCTGGAGTGCTGGTTCTCCTCGCGGTGCTGCCTGTGCTCCTCCTGCAGATCACTGTTGGCCTCATCTTCCTCTGCCTGCAGTACAGACTGAGAG GAAAACTTCGAGCAGAGATAG aGAATCTCCACCGGACTTTTG ggCAATTCCTTGAAGAGCTAC tcttcCACCTGGAAGCCCTCTCTGGCTAA